A genome region from Streptomyces sp. NBC_01296 includes the following:
- the rpmG gene encoding 50S ribosomal protein L33 — protein sequence MARNEIRPIIKLRSTAGTGYTYVTRKNRRNDPDRMVLRKFDPVVRRHVDFREER from the coding sequence ATGGCACGCAACGAAATACGCCCGATCATCAAGCTCCGCTCCACCGCCGGCACCGGCTACACCTACGTCACCCGCAAGAACCGCCGGAACGACCCGGACCGCATGGTGCTGCGCAAGTTCGACCCGGTGGTCCGCCGCCACGTCGACTTCCGCGAAGAGCGCTGA
- a CDS encoding ABC transporter permease: MARVTPHLSWIGRRLLLGLGQTAAVVLFIFALTEALPGDAAVALAGDQPDPARIARIRETMGLDRPVFERLADWVAGLMHGDLGTSLVSGRPVTGYLTAGLGPTLLLAAATLTLLVPLAVSLGVLAARREGGRLDRTVSALTLAVHAVPEFAVGVLLATLFGLWLGWLPPTAVGADPFTEPAVLILPVVVLLSRPVCTISRLVRAGMIDALASPYVAQARRYGVSGARITWTHALPNAVAPATQQLARTCDWLLSGVIVVEALFVIPGLGTVLIEAVAARDVPVVQGMAVVFGIVTVAVNLAADLVARRFAPRSEVAA, from the coding sequence CTGGCTCGCGTGACACCGCACCTGTCATGGATCGGCCGTCGCCTGCTCCTCGGCCTGGGGCAGACGGCGGCCGTCGTCCTGTTCATCTTCGCCCTCACCGAAGCGCTGCCCGGTGACGCGGCAGTCGCCCTCGCCGGCGACCAGCCCGACCCCGCACGCATCGCACGCATCCGCGAGACGATGGGCCTGGACCGGCCCGTGTTCGAACGCCTCGCCGACTGGGTCGCAGGCCTCATGCACGGCGACCTCGGCACGTCTCTGGTCAGTGGACGGCCCGTCACCGGCTACCTGACCGCCGGCCTCGGCCCCACTCTCCTGCTGGCCGCCGCCACGCTCACTCTGCTGGTGCCGCTCGCCGTGAGCCTCGGGGTCCTGGCAGCCCGCCGCGAGGGCGGGAGGCTCGACCGGACCGTGAGCGCCCTGACCCTCGCCGTGCACGCTGTACCGGAATTCGCCGTCGGCGTCCTGCTCGCCACCCTCTTCGGCCTGTGGCTTGGCTGGCTGCCGCCCACCGCCGTCGGAGCCGACCCGTTCACGGAGCCCGCCGTCCTGATCCTGCCCGTCGTCGTCCTGCTGTCGCGGCCGGTGTGCACCATCAGCCGCCTCGTGCGCGCCGGGATGATCGACGCGCTGGCATCGCCGTACGTCGCCCAGGCCCGCCGCTACGGCGTGTCCGGCGCCCGGATCACCTGGACCCACGCCCTGCCCAACGCAGTTGCCCCGGCCACCCAGCAACTGGCCCGCACCTGTGACTGGCTCCTCAGCGGAGTGATCGTCGTGGAGGCCCTCTTCGTGATCCCAGGCCTGGGCACCGTACTCATCGAAGCCGTCGCCGCCCGTGACGTCCCCGTCGTCCAGGGCATGGCCGTCGTGTTCGGCATCGTCACCGTCGCGGTCAACCTCGCCGCCGACCTGGTCGCCCGCCGCTTCGCACCCCGGTCCGAGGTGGCGGCATGA
- a CDS encoding CobW family GTP-binding protein, whose product MHADARMETVEHLLRAVPGSIALHHDLSSAAAGNVLRTLRDSGGEISADETPLVNDCACCALREDLVPELERLAASGLTRLAVVELWDSVEPRAMAEVVAAHAGDVLELTNVITAVDPALVLPCLGNGDDLAEAGLAAAATDQRTVGDTLARQLEYAPVLAIADSQEADDEDRALLAQLHPTARQVPTGSSELTRLVFAGFDVETAAAAQHPACALLPQEADEAGVATLVWQRRRPFHPERLYQALEDLTCAAARSRGRFWLADRPDTLLAWDAAGGALCVENAGPWLASLPDAAWDLVPAMRQAAAALDWDPEHGDCCQHLVFTSPGLDRDGIEQLLDSCLLTEAEYTAGREAWKQLPAAFGPLLDSVA is encoded by the coding sequence ATGCACGCCGACGCGCGCATGGAGACCGTCGAACACCTGCTGCGCGCCGTGCCGGGAAGTATCGCCCTGCACCACGATCTGTCCTCGGCTGCCGCGGGCAACGTACTTCGCACCCTGCGCGATTCCGGGGGCGAGATATCCGCCGACGAGACTCCGCTGGTCAACGACTGCGCCTGCTGCGCCCTGCGCGAGGACCTCGTACCCGAGCTGGAGCGACTGGCCGCGAGCGGGCTGACCCGCCTGGCCGTGGTGGAACTCTGGGACTCGGTCGAGCCCCGGGCGATGGCCGAGGTCGTGGCCGCGCACGCCGGTGACGTACTGGAACTCACCAACGTGATCACCGCCGTCGACCCGGCGCTCGTCCTGCCCTGCCTGGGCAACGGGGACGACCTCGCCGAGGCCGGACTCGCCGCCGCGGCCACCGATCAGCGGACCGTCGGGGACACCTTGGCCCGTCAGCTCGAATACGCGCCGGTCCTCGCGATCGCCGACAGCCAGGAGGCCGACGACGAGGACCGCGCCCTGCTCGCCCAGCTACACCCGACGGCCCGGCAGGTGCCCACTGGCTCCAGCGAACTCACCCGCTTGGTGTTCGCCGGTTTCGACGTGGAGACGGCCGCCGCCGCGCAGCACCCCGCGTGTGCGCTCCTCCCCCAGGAGGCCGACGAGGCGGGGGTTGCCACGCTCGTGTGGCAACGCCGCCGGCCGTTCCACCCCGAGCGGCTCTACCAGGCCCTGGAGGACCTGACCTGCGCCGCGGCCCGCAGCCGCGGCCGGTTCTGGCTCGCCGACCGCCCCGACACCCTGCTCGCCTGGGACGCCGCGGGTGGCGCGCTGTGCGTGGAGAACGCCGGCCCCTGGCTGGCCTCGCTCCCCGACGCCGCCTGGGACCTGGTCCCCGCCATGCGTCAGGCCGCGGCCGCCCTCGACTGGGACCCCGAGCACGGCGACTGCTGCCAGCACCTGGTCTTCACCTCGCCGGGACTCGACCGCGACGGGATCGAACAGCTCCTGGATTCCTGCCTCCTGACCGAAGCCGAGTACACGGCCGGGCGCGAGGCGTGGAAGCAGCTCCCCGCCGCCTTCGGGCCGCTGCTCGACTCCGTTGCCTGA
- the rpmF gene encoding 50S ribosomal protein L32 — protein sequence MAVPKRKMSRSNTRHRRAQWKATTPQLVPITVDGSVYQVPQRLVKAYERGLLRPEG from the coding sequence ATGGCCGTCCCCAAGCGGAAGATGTCCCGCAGCAACACCCGTCACCGCCGGGCCCAATGGAAGGCCACGACCCCGCAGCTCGTCCCGATCACCGTCGACGGCTCCGTGTACCAAGTACCGCAGCGACTGGTGAAGGCGTACGAACGCGGCCTGCTCCGCCCCGAAGGCTGA
- a CDS encoding ABC transporter substrate-binding protein encodes MNDARSSLARRGFLLATGATALAFTAACGTGATTQDAENAAEGAPKQGGRLRAAFAGGGANETLDPHAANLFVDAARAKALFDKLADFGADLAAVPRLAESWEPNDALDTWKITLRKAAFHDGKPVTAEDVLYSYRRIADPKGTFRAKASLEPIDLDASRAVDASTVEFKLKRPYAEFPNVLAAFGAYIVPKDATAFANPVGSGPFSFVSFKPGSSLVVKRNDAYWEGAPHLDELEFVVAGEESARVSALLGGQVEYAHELNPATARTHEGKGKIDIVRLPGSAMQGFVMKTDRPPFKDPRVRQAFFLIADRKELVDGALSGAGEIGNDLFGKGYQYYPAGLPQRTQDLDKARALLKEAGAEGLKVTLDTAPAATGFVEAAGIFKEQAAKAGVTVEIKVGNKDTYWKDILNNGTLASYRSGAMPIESHISQRLLTGSTTNATKWQRQDFDDLYQQAQSTRDITQRSALYERMQRRLYDEGGFLIWGFADWIIATAPKVHGVSKTAPANTLDWARFDRIWLA; translated from the coding sequence ATGAACGACGCCCGCTCCAGCCTCGCCCGCAGAGGCTTCCTCCTCGCCACGGGCGCCACCGCCCTCGCCTTCACCGCCGCCTGCGGCACCGGCGCCACCACCCAGGACGCCGAGAACGCCGCAGAGGGAGCCCCCAAGCAGGGCGGCCGGCTGCGCGCCGCTTTCGCCGGTGGTGGCGCCAACGAGACCCTCGACCCGCACGCCGCCAACCTGTTCGTCGATGCCGCCCGCGCCAAGGCCCTCTTCGACAAGCTCGCCGACTTCGGCGCCGACCTCGCCGCCGTCCCCCGGCTCGCCGAGAGCTGGGAGCCCAACGACGCCCTCGACACCTGGAAGATCACCCTGCGCAAGGCCGCCTTCCACGACGGCAAGCCCGTCACCGCCGAAGACGTCCTCTACAGCTACCGCCGCATCGCCGACCCCAAGGGCACCTTCCGCGCCAAGGCTTCGTTGGAGCCGATCGACCTCGACGCGAGCCGGGCGGTGGATGCCTCCACCGTCGAGTTCAAGCTCAAGCGGCCGTACGCCGAATTCCCCAACGTCCTCGCTGCGTTCGGCGCGTACATCGTCCCCAAGGACGCCACCGCCTTCGCCAATCCAGTCGGTTCCGGACCGTTCAGCTTCGTGTCCTTCAAGCCGGGCAGCTCCCTCGTCGTCAAGCGCAACGACGCCTACTGGGAAGGTGCCCCGCACCTGGACGAGCTCGAATTCGTCGTCGCCGGCGAGGAGTCGGCACGCGTCAGCGCCCTGCTCGGCGGTCAGGTCGAGTACGCCCACGAGCTGAACCCGGCCACCGCCCGCACCCACGAGGGCAAGGGCAAGATCGACATCGTCCGCCTCCCGGGCAGCGCGATGCAGGGCTTCGTCATGAAGACCGACCGCCCGCCCTTCAAAGATCCCCGGGTCCGCCAGGCCTTCTTCCTCATCGCCGACCGCAAGGAACTCGTCGACGGAGCCCTCTCCGGCGCCGGAGAGATCGGCAACGACCTCTTCGGCAAGGGATACCAGTACTACCCCGCCGGTCTCCCGCAGCGTACCCAGGACCTCGACAAGGCCCGCGCCCTGCTCAAAGAGGCCGGCGCCGAGGGGCTCAAGGTCACCCTCGACACCGCCCCCGCCGCCACCGGCTTCGTCGAGGCCGCCGGCATCTTCAAGGAGCAGGCTGCGAAGGCCGGAGTCACCGTCGAGATCAAGGTCGGCAACAAGGACACGTACTGGAAGGACATCCTGAACAACGGCACCCTCGCCTCCTACCGCTCAGGCGCCATGCCCATCGAGTCCCACATCTCGCAGCGCCTGCTGACCGGTTCCACCACCAACGCCACCAAGTGGCAGCGACAAGACTTCGACGACCTGTACCAGCAGGCCCAGTCGACGCGCGACATCACCCAGCGCAGCGCCCTCTACGAGCGGATGCAGCGCCGCCTGTACGACGAGGGCGGCTTCCTGATCTGGGGCTTCGCCGACTGGATCATCGCCACCGCACCCAAGGTGCACGGGGTGTCCAAGACGGCCCCCGCCAACACCCTCGACTGGGCCCGCTTCGACAGGATCTGGCTCGCGTGA
- a CDS encoding GTP-binding protein, producing MQADGHGQAEAWAAWMEPAISAYAHPHPDRAVSTFVWRSRRPVHPERLTEALGDTTLGVLRSRGHLWLANRPESAATWRSAGGHPEIREADHWLEAPASPAWEAASPQRRTLACWFWDAYYGERRNEIVFTGAGLDADRIGGALDSALLTDSELSLGHEGWRTLNDPLLRDAEGH from the coding sequence ATGCAGGCCGACGGGCACGGCCAGGCGGAGGCATGGGCGGCCTGGATGGAGCCTGCGATCTCCGCTTACGCCCACCCCCATCCCGACCGAGCGGTGTCCACCTTCGTCTGGCGCTCCCGCCGACCGGTACACCCCGAGCGGCTGACCGAAGCACTGGGCGACACCACGCTCGGCGTACTGCGAAGCCGCGGACACCTCTGGCTGGCCAACCGGCCGGAGTCGGCCGCCACCTGGCGCTCAGCCGGTGGCCACCCGGAAATCCGCGAAGCCGACCACTGGCTCGAGGCACCCGCCTCCCCTGCCTGGGAGGCCGCGTCCCCGCAACGCCGCACGCTCGCATGCTGGTTCTGGGACGCCTACTACGGCGAGCGGCGCAACGAGATCGTGTTCACCGGTGCCGGCCTGGACGCCGACCGCATCGGCGGCGCGCTGGACTCCGCACTGCTCACCGACAGCGAGTTGTCACTGGGACACGAAGGCTGGAGGACCCTGAACGACCCGCTCCTCAGAGATGCCGAAGGTCATTGA
- the rpsR gene encoding 30S ribosomal protein S18, which translates to MARRPSPSKPLKSRPNPLDTAGITYIDYKDTDLLRKFISDRGKIRSRRITRVTAQQQRQLALAIKNAREMALLPYASR; encoded by the coding sequence ATGGCCCGCCGCCCCTCCCCCAGCAAGCCGCTGAAGTCCCGCCCCAACCCGCTGGACACGGCAGGAATCACGTACATCGACTACAAGGACACCGACCTGCTCCGAAAGTTCATCTCCGACCGCGGCAAGATCCGCAGCCGCCGCATCACCCGTGTCACCGCGCAGCAGCAGCGCCAACTCGCCCTGGCCATCAAGAACGCCCGGGAGATGGCCCTGCTCCCGTACGCCAGCCGGTAG
- a CDS encoding ABC transporter permease has product MKRAPSRSLLALGLIGLPVLLALVGPFLAGPAGPRSVSFASGDGQWLGTDFSGRDVWQQLLLGGRSVVLVAIAATALAYLVAIPLGLTAALTRRTWLEEALMRPLDVVIAVPSLLLVLLVAATLTPGPVGLTVLVGLAAVPDAARVIHAAAVEISSRPAVEALRMQGESWWRTAIGYVARSMRRTLAADAGIRLTGALYLVATAAFLGVGIQPDAADWAVMVDRNRTGLFLQPWAVVVPALLIAALSMGTNLLFDAALQRQTPRKGAPR; this is encoded by the coding sequence ATGAAGCGGGCACCATCGAGGTCCCTCCTCGCCCTCGGACTGATCGGCCTGCCTGTCCTCCTTGCTCTGGTGGGGCCCTTCTTGGCGGGACCGGCCGGGCCCCGCTCGGTTTCCTTCGCCTCCGGTGACGGGCAGTGGCTCGGCACCGACTTCAGCGGGCGCGATGTCTGGCAACAGCTGCTCCTCGGCGGCCGCTCCGTCGTGCTCGTGGCGATCGCGGCCACCGCCCTCGCCTACCTCGTCGCCATCCCCCTGGGACTCACCGCGGCCCTCACCCGCCGTACCTGGCTGGAGGAGGCACTGATGCGGCCCCTGGACGTGGTCATCGCAGTCCCCTCGCTCCTGCTGGTGCTCCTCGTCGCAGCCACCCTCACTCCGGGACCTGTCGGACTGACTGTCCTGGTCGGGCTGGCCGCCGTACCCGACGCCGCCCGCGTCATTCACGCGGCGGCCGTCGAGATCTCCTCCCGGCCCGCCGTGGAAGCGCTGCGCATGCAGGGCGAATCCTGGTGGCGCACGGCCATCGGGTACGTCGCCCGCTCCATGCGCCGCACCCTGGCCGCCGACGCCGGGATCCGGCTCACCGGAGCGCTCTACCTGGTCGCGACCGCCGCGTTCCTCGGCGTGGGCATACAGCCGGACGCAGCCGACTGGGCCGTGATGGTCGACCGCAACCGCACCGGCCTCTTCCTCCAGCCCTGGGCTGTGGTCGTGCCCGCCCTCCTCATCGCGGCCCTGTCGATGGGCACCAACCTCCTGTTCGATGCCGCCCTCCAACGGCAGACCCCCCGGAAGGGAGCGCCGCGATGA
- a CDS encoding metal ABC transporter substrate-binding protein, which yields MALTLAWCTSAGANAGPAADGRRLAPPVAIPVVASTNVYGDIVERIGADRIDVVSVISDPAQDPHSYEASTRTQLELSKARVVVESGGYDDFIDRMLRSSGNTSADVINAVDVSGKAAPAGGELNEHVRYDVPTMGRLADRIAAALARAAPADAGTFRENAKEFKAGIPPGPDGPDQGGP from the coding sequence ATGGCGCTGACCCTTGCCTGGTGCACCTCGGCCGGTGCGAACGCCGGCCCCGCGGCTGACGGACGGCGACTGGCTCCGCCGGTCGCCATTCCCGTGGTTGCCTCCACCAACGTGTACGGGGACATCGTCGAGCGGATCGGTGCCGACAGGATCGACGTAGTCTCGGTCATCAGTGACCCGGCGCAGGACCCCCACTCGTACGAGGCCAGCACGCGAACCCAGCTGGAGCTGTCCAAGGCGAGGGTCGTCGTCGAGAGCGGCGGCTACGACGATTTCATCGACCGGATGCTCCGCAGCTCAGGCAACACCTCCGCTGACGTGATCAACGCTGTGGACGTCTCGGGCAAGGCTGCTCCCGCGGGCGGGGAGCTGAACGAGCACGTCCGGTACGACGTTCCCACGATGGGCCGACTCGCGGACCGGATCGCGGCCGCCCTGGCCCGGGCCGCACCCGCCGACGCGGGCACGTTCCGCGAGAACGCCAAGGAATTCAAGGCTGGGATCCCTCCGGGCCCGGACGGACCGGATCAAGGCGGACCATGA
- a CDS encoding ABC transporter ATP-binding protein produces MTLVAQVRDLRVEIGGRAIVDGVSLAAHAGRITVVIGPSGSGKTTTGLALLGEYPAGAMVGGAVHTPAGPVGYIPQHPAAVLNPARRVGALLADIATRQGGNRRERRHRTEEALRLAQIPDPAGVLRRFPHQLSGGQQQRVVLAQALLLGARVIVADEPTTGQDVLTKQGIVAELAAVAAQGIAVVLLSHDLDVVRELADEVVVMRDGRVVDRGPASSVLGDLVAEQPRSARAPRQRGPVRLESRDLSARHRTTRGAVDVLSDVGVSVAAGECLALVGRSGSGKTTLGRCLAGLHRAYDGAVLLDGMPLPRSLRSRSRAELAAVQYVFQDAKAAFDEQRPVLEQVARSAVRLRGATPADAHRTARRTLGEFGLSESLAGRRPGELSGGELQRAALARALLAEPQVLICDEITSGLDTATRTTILDALARLRERNELSLVFITHDLAAAAVLADRIAVLDAGRVVEDGPARQLIEMPQHPITKGLLSASLTQDA; encoded by the coding sequence ATGACCCTCGTCGCACAAGTACGGGACCTGCGCGTGGAGATCGGCGGACGGGCGATCGTGGACGGAGTGAGCCTTGCCGCCCACGCGGGCCGGATCACCGTCGTCATCGGCCCCTCCGGCAGCGGCAAGACCACCACGGGGCTCGCCCTCCTCGGCGAATACCCGGCTGGCGCCATGGTCGGCGGCGCGGTCCACACACCCGCCGGCCCGGTCGGATATATACCCCAGCACCCGGCAGCCGTCCTCAACCCCGCCCGCCGGGTGGGAGCACTGCTCGCCGACATCGCCACACGCCAGGGAGGCAACAGGCGCGAACGCAGGCACCGCACCGAAGAGGCCCTGCGCCTCGCCCAGATTCCGGACCCCGCAGGCGTACTGCGCCGCTTCCCGCACCAGCTCTCGGGCGGTCAGCAGCAGCGGGTCGTCTTGGCGCAGGCCTTGCTGCTCGGTGCGCGGGTCATCGTCGCCGACGAACCCACCACCGGGCAGGACGTCCTCACCAAACAGGGCATCGTGGCGGAGCTGGCCGCCGTCGCCGCACAAGGCATCGCCGTCGTCCTGCTCAGCCACGACCTGGACGTCGTACGGGAGCTGGCCGACGAGGTCGTGGTGATGCGGGACGGGCGCGTCGTGGACCGCGGACCCGCGTCGTCCGTTCTCGGAGATCTCGTAGCGGAGCAGCCTCGCTCTGCACGAGCGCCCCGCCAGCGCGGGCCGGTACGCCTGGAGTCGCGGGATCTGTCCGCACGGCACCGCACCACACGGGGAGCCGTCGACGTGCTGAGCGACGTCGGGGTCTCGGTGGCGGCGGGGGAGTGCCTGGCGCTGGTCGGCCGCTCCGGCAGTGGCAAGACCACCCTCGGGCGCTGCCTGGCCGGCCTGCATCGCGCGTACGACGGCGCGGTTCTGCTCGACGGGATGCCGCTGCCGCGCAGCCTGCGTTCCCGTAGTCGCGCCGAACTGGCCGCCGTGCAGTACGTGTTCCAGGACGCCAAGGCGGCCTTCGACGAGCAGCGGCCGGTCCTCGAGCAGGTGGCACGCAGCGCGGTACGGCTACGAGGCGCCACCCCGGCGGACGCGCACCGTACGGCCCGGCGCACTCTCGGTGAGTTCGGCCTCAGTGAGAGCCTTGCCGGGCGCCGCCCCGGAGAGCTCTCCGGCGGCGAACTCCAGCGAGCGGCCCTGGCCCGAGCCCTGTTGGCAGAGCCACAGGTGCTCATCTGCGATGAGATCACCTCCGGACTCGACACGGCCACCCGGACCACCATCCTCGACGCCCTCGCCCGGCTCAGGGAACGCAACGAACTCAGCCTGGTCTTCATCACCCACGACCTCGCCGCCGCCGCAGTCCTCGCGGACCGGATCGCGGTTCTCGATGCAGGCCGCGTCGTCGAGGACGGCCCCGCCCGTCAGCTGATCGAGATGCCGCAGCACCCCATCACCAAGGGGCTCCTGTCCGCCTCATTGACGCAGGACGCCTGA
- a CDS encoding class I SAM-dependent methyltransferase: MTATTSGNLLTDHPELYEERFPDPERLAARWAEDVLARHDAGPRVLDVGCGTGRDAAWLHHHAGRRVTGIDSSQAMLAHAGTHHPGPAYHLADMRDFDLGATFDAIVCLDSALLYCHTNEDLAAFLARCRHHLTPGGLLVAEMRNGAFFLGNTELLDGPRTASFAWRGATYTSHTTLWIDHGAQLLRRRRIWTADDGCPQEEQRSAWRLLFPQELRYFLTTAGFEVLALHDGPGPRTEPPWSEGEAPHGTTSSDRLHLIARLKPHSSNGDIPA; the protein is encoded by the coding sequence ATGACAGCCACCACCAGCGGCAACCTGCTCACCGACCACCCCGAGCTCTACGAAGAGCGCTTCCCGGACCCCGAACGGCTCGCCGCCCGCTGGGCCGAGGACGTCCTGGCCCGCCACGACGCAGGCCCGCGCGTCCTCGACGTCGGGTGCGGCACCGGCCGCGACGCCGCCTGGCTGCACCACCACGCCGGCCGCAGGGTCACCGGCATCGACAGCTCGCAGGCGATGCTGGCCCACGCGGGCACCCACCACCCCGGCCCCGCGTACCACCTGGCCGACATGCGCGACTTCGATCTCGGAGCGACCTTCGACGCGATCGTCTGCCTGGACAGCGCCCTGCTCTACTGCCACACCAACGAGGACCTCGCCGCCTTCCTCGCCCGCTGCCGCCACCACCTCACGCCCGGCGGGCTGCTGGTCGCCGAAATGCGCAACGGCGCCTTCTTCCTCGGCAACACCGAACTCCTCGACGGCCCGCGCACCGCCTCCTTCGCCTGGCGCGGCGCCACCTACACCTCCCACACCACCCTGTGGATCGATCACGGCGCGCAACTCCTGCGCCGCCGGAGAATCTGGACGGCCGACGACGGCTGCCCGCAGGAGGAGCAGCGCTCCGCCTGGCGCCTGCTCTTCCCGCAGGAGCTCCGGTACTTCCTCACCACCGCCGGGTTCGAGGTCCTCGCGCTGCACGACGGACCCGGCCCCCGCACCGAACCGCCGTGGAGCGAGGGCGAGGCCCCGCACGGGACCACGAGTTCCGACCGCCTCCACCTCATCGCCCGGCTCAAGCCCCACTCCAGCAACGGAGACATCCCCGCATGA
- a CDS encoding HAD-IC family P-type ATPase, producing MLSLAASGELHARHPLAQAIVARTEEQHLHVPIHQACKVVLGMGMRAELDGTRLLVGSPALLRQHGVDLTKDARGWTDRLRAGGETVICLAHDKDLIGMLGVSDAVRAGAETVVQQLRDLGDARLILLTGDAQETAQVVADTLGITEVHAHALPEAKLQLIRDLQAEGHTVAMVGDGTNDAPALALADVGITMGEHSSHVALETADIALAGNDLQPNSAPAPGG from the coding sequence GTGCTGAGCCTGGCCGCCTCCGGAGAACTGCACGCACGCCACCCGCTCGCCCAGGCCATCGTCGCCCGTACCGAGGAGCAGCACCTCCACGTGCCGATCCACCAGGCGTGCAAGGTCGTCCTCGGCATGGGCATGCGGGCTGAACTCGACGGCACCCGCCTCCTCGTCGGCAGCCCCGCCCTCCTGCGCCAGCACGGCGTCGACCTCACCAAGGATGCCCGGGGCTGGACGGACCGGCTGCGCGCCGGCGGCGAGACCGTCATCTGCCTCGCCCACGACAAGGACCTCATCGGCATGCTCGGCGTATCCGACGCAGTACGTGCCGGCGCCGAAACCGTCGTTCAGCAGCTGCGCGACCTCGGGGACGCCCGCCTGATCCTGCTCACCGGCGACGCACAAGAGACCGCCCAGGTCGTCGCCGACACCCTCGGGATCACCGAAGTCCACGCCCACGCCCTCCCGGAGGCCAAACTCCAGCTGATCCGGGACCTTCAGGCAGAGGGACACACGGTGGCCATGGTCGGCGACGGCACCAACGACGCTCCCGCCCTCGCCCTGGCCGATGTCGGCATCACCATGGGGGAACACTCCTCCCACGTCGCACTGGAGACCGCCGACATCGCACTCGCCGGCAACGACCTTCAACCAAACTCCGCACCTGCCCCGGGTGGGTGA
- a CDS encoding GTP-binding protein, which translates to MARPTNAPLPVTVLSGFLGAGKTTLLNHVLGNREGLRVAVIVNDMSEVNIDAALVRGGEAALSRTEERLVEMTNGCICCTLRDDLLEEVDRLAREGRFDYLLIESSGISEPMPVAATFSFPRDDGATLGDLARLDTMVTVVDAANFLPELAGGDELTARGLDQYEDDERTVSDLLMDQIEFADVIVLNKLDLVAPQDVTRLRATLARLNPEARIVPAVRGQVALEQVLGTGLFDVERAQQAPGWVKELNGDHVPETEEYGISSLVFRSELPFHPNRLWTFVTKGLDGGTFGQILRSKGFFWLASRPRVTGLWSQAGAVARFEPSGARGPDTTQGQELVFIGTGLRADALQAALEACLLGPDEAVPTADAFPDWETYGIDDAWEHEHAQAVATAA; encoded by the coding sequence ATGGCACGCCCGACGAACGCCCCGCTCCCCGTCACCGTCCTGTCCGGATTCCTCGGAGCCGGCAAGACCACCCTGCTCAACCACGTGCTCGGCAACCGTGAAGGCCTGCGGGTCGCGGTCATCGTCAACGACATGAGCGAGGTCAACATCGATGCCGCGCTCGTGCGCGGCGGCGAGGCCGCGCTGTCGCGCACCGAGGAGCGACTGGTCGAGATGACCAACGGGTGCATCTGCTGCACCCTGCGCGACGATCTGCTGGAGGAGGTGGACCGACTCGCCCGCGAGGGGCGCTTCGACTACCTGCTCATCGAGTCCAGCGGGATTTCCGAGCCCATGCCCGTCGCCGCCACGTTCTCCTTCCCCCGCGACGACGGCGCCACCCTCGGCGACCTCGCCCGCCTCGACACCATGGTCACTGTCGTGGACGCCGCGAACTTCCTGCCGGAACTCGCAGGCGGCGACGAGCTCACTGCCCGCGGACTGGACCAGTACGAGGACGACGAGCGCACCGTCAGCGATCTCCTCATGGACCAGATCGAGTTCGCGGACGTGATCGTCCTCAACAAGCTCGACCTCGTCGCGCCCCAGGACGTCACCCGGCTGCGCGCCACCCTCGCCCGACTCAATCCCGAGGCCCGGATCGTTCCCGCCGTACGCGGCCAAGTCGCTCTCGAACAGGTCCTGGGAACCGGTCTCTTCGACGTCGAACGCGCCCAGCAGGCCCCGGGCTGGGTCAAGGAGCTGAACGGCGACCACGTCCCGGAGACCGAGGAGTACGGGATCTCCTCGCTCGTGTTCCGCTCCGAACTCCCCTTCCATCCCAACCGACTGTGGACCTTCGTCACCAAGGGCCTCGACGGCGGGACCTTCGGGCAGATCCTGCGCAGCAAGGGCTTCTTCTGGCTTGCCAGCCGCCCCCGCGTGACCGGCCTCTGGTCCCAGGCCGGCGCGGTGGCCCGCTTCGAGCCTTCGGGCGCCCGCGGGCCGGACACCACGCAGGGCCAGGAACTCGTCTTCATCGGTACCGGCCTGCGCGCCGACGCACTGCAGGCAGCCCTCGAAGCCTGCCTCCTCGGCCCGGACGAAGCCGTGCCGACCGCGGACGCCTTCCCGGACTGGGAGACGTACGGGATCGACGACGCCTGGGAGCACGAACACGCGCAGGCCGTGGCCACCGCCGCCTGA
- a CDS encoding type B 50S ribosomal protein L31, which yields MKPGIHPAYGPVVFRDKAADFAFLTRSTVTSGKTVEWEDGNTYPVIDVEISSQSHPFYTGTARVLDTAGRVERFERRYGGSK from the coding sequence ATGAAGCCTGGAATCCACCCCGCCTACGGCCCCGTCGTCTTCCGCGACAAGGCCGCCGACTTCGCCTTCCTCACCCGCTCGACCGTCACCAGCGGCAAGACGGTCGAGTGGGAGGACGGCAACACCTACCCGGTCATCGACGTCGAGATCTCCTCGCAGAGCCATCCCTTCTACACCGGCACCGCGCGTGTCCTGGACACCGCGGGTCGCGTCGAACGCTTCGAGCGGCGCTACGGAGGGAGCAAGTGA